From the genome of Pelobacter propionicus DSM 2379, one region includes:
- a CDS encoding GntR family transcriptional regulator, producing MPKPIEKHPTLREKILENIRDAIISGSLKEGCKVSEPELAERFGISRTPIREAFRQLESEGYLTVIPRRGAVVSEFNLKEVEDFYAIKSILEGYAAQRACQRLTDKELERLHSINARLGELAAANDVKGFFKLHDEFHAVFINASDNEKLKEMIYSLITRFQRLRHMSLSLPGRMAVSVQEHDKILDAFRCRDAEAASRLVQKNAEYGGRVLIDGGVTATLAAEFKMGR from the coding sequence ATGCCAAAACCGATTGAAAAGCATCCCACGCTGCGCGAAAAGATCCTGGAAAACATTCGTGACGCCATCATCTCCGGATCGCTCAAGGAAGGCTGCAAGGTGTCGGAGCCGGAGCTGGCCGAGCGTTTCGGCATCAGCCGTACGCCGATCCGCGAGGCGTTCCGGCAGCTGGAATCCGAGGGGTACCTGACGGTGATTCCTCGGCGGGGGGCGGTTGTCAGCGAGTTCAACCTGAAAGAGGTTGAGGATTTCTACGCCATCAAGAGCATTCTGGAGGGGTATGCCGCCCAGCGGGCCTGCCAGAGGCTGACCGACAAGGAGCTGGAGCGCCTCCACTCCATCAATGCCCGGCTTGGCGAACTGGCCGCTGCCAACGACGTGAAGGGCTTTTTCAAGCTCCATGACGAATTCCACGCCGTCTTCATCAATGCCTCCGACAATGAGAAGCTCAAAGAGATGATCTATAGCCTGATCACCCGTTTCCAGCGTCTTCGCCACATGTCCTTAAGTCTTCCCGGAAGGATGGCCGTGTCGGTGCAGGAGCACGACAAGATCCTGGACGCATTCCGGTGCAGGGATGCCGAGGCTGCCTCCAGGTTGGTCCAGAAGAATGCCGAGTACGGCGGCAGGGTGCTGATCGATGGCGGTGTCACCGCTACCCTGGCAGCAGAGTTCAAGATGGGCCGCTGA